One genomic region from Cardinium endosymbiont of Dermatophagoides farinae encodes:
- the rpsD gene encoding 30S ribosomal protein S4, giving the protein MARYRGPKAKVARRYNSSIFGSSVNKVLQKKNYPPGQHGKRRKRRSQFGLQLVEQQKAKYTYGLLQRQFKNLCEKAAKAKGITGEVILQRLEARLDNTVYRLGIATTRGEARQMVSHGHITVNGGIVDIPSYTLRPGEIIGIAKKAQKMALIVHNVATNPSNKYSWLEWDPSLMVGKFLAFPQRSEIPEEINERSIVELHSK; this is encoded by the coding sequence ATGGCAAGATATCGTGGTCCAAAAGCAAAAGTTGCAAGAAGATATAATAGTTCCATATTTGGTTCGTCTGTTAATAAGGTGTTGCAGAAAAAAAATTACCCACCGGGGCAGCATGGTAAAAGGCGTAAAAGGCGTTCCCAGTTTGGGCTTCAATTGGTAGAGCAGCAAAAAGCAAAATATACCTATGGTTTACTGCAGCGTCAGTTTAAGAACCTTTGTGAAAAAGCTGCTAAAGCGAAAGGCATTACCGGTGAAGTAATCCTTCAGCGGCTAGAGGCACGTTTAGACAATACCGTTTATAGGCTAGGCATTGCTACTACACGCGGCGAAGCAAGGCAAATGGTATCCCATGGGCACATTACAGTGAATGGAGGAATAGTGGATATTCCTTCTTATACTTTAAGGCCTGGGGAAATAATCGGCATCGCAAAGAAAGCACAAAAAATGGCTTTGATTGTTCATAACGTAGCAACTAATCCATCTAATAAATATAGTTGGTTGGAGTGGGATCCATCATTGATGGTAGGAAAATTTCTTGCTTTTCCACAGCGTTCTGAAATACCAGAAGAAATTAATGAACGAAGCATTG
- the rpsK gene encoding 30S ribosomal protein S11: MKNTGKSKVKKRVVKVGKEGQVHIQATFNNLIISITNEVGQVIAWSSSGKMGFKGSKKNTPYAAQMASADCAKAAHELGLRRVNVFVKGLGIGRESAIRTLQEHSIEVMSIKDVTPLPHNGCRPPKRRRP, encoded by the coding sequence AAAAAGGGTTGTAAAGGTTGGTAAAGAGGGGCAGGTCCATATTCAAGCTACTTTTAATAATCTTATTATTTCGATTACAAATGAGGTTGGTCAGGTGATTGCTTGGTCTTCTTCCGGTAAGATGGGTTTTAAGGGATCTAAAAAAAACACTCCATATGCTGCTCAGATGGCATCGGCCGACTGTGCAAAAGCTGCCCATGAGTTGGGTTTACGACGGGTAAATGTATTTGTAAAGGGGCTAGGGATTGGTCGTGAATCAGCCATTCGCACCCTTCAAGAGCATTCTATAGAAGTAATGTCGATTAAAGATGTTACGCCTCTCCCGCATAATGGTTGTAGGCCACCTAAGCGTAGGCGCCCATAA